A genomic window from Centroberyx gerrardi isolate f3 chromosome 14, fCenGer3.hap1.cur.20231027, whole genome shotgun sequence includes:
- the pmelb gene encoding premelanosome protein b, translated as MRTSLVLLVLLAVASYAVAKPKNRFTRYPSWNSKMYPIWKDGDQRYRDSWKGGRVTFNVGNDAPTLTGAKVTFTIDLQFPHNQKVQPNGEVVWAEDCVVNGTKYHESEPVYPAQSTEWEGVFPDGTPFKKDKKPSYVFVWKTWGQYWQVSDGPCSSLTIGTDDVPLGSYTMDIVIYHYRSKEKFIPLGYASTQFSITDQIPFAVSLDQVNDIVAGDMRFIQNRAIAFTITLHDPSEYLSNADITFNWDFGDESGALISRELTVTHTYIKSGSYKPQVVIQAVIPDKACDPPVDTPTQPPGPPADVGTTVRAPALMVSAVPLLVSTNAAGLNVNVGPSDTEEDNTEEEASTASTTQPAQETPSSVNSDMPADSATATSMTPTAVTDGTVTGLVAGAKGTVTLTGQAAVVIVAKRDADDKPSDDDCVIYRYGSFCTGIEVVEGIEKVEILQMDNAVTNTLEADKNVLDLTVTCQGSLPKEVCSVILDAECLRPIHTVCNMVEPSKECQLVLRHFFNDSGVYCINVSMANDVSLAVTSAKVNVSMGSGLSSSGTIAMVLGVLVVALAVGTVAYSYKRFKSYRPLKEDVVSAGPQDGQAHTCSGTAMIWNLLSRRGAVDNCPLLQDRLV; from the exons ATGCGGACGTCTCTTGTACTGTTGGTGCTGCTGGCAGTAGCTTCATATGCTGTGGCAA AGCCTAAAAACCGCTTCACTCGATATCCATCATGGAATAGTAAGATGTACCCAATCTGGAAAGACGGAGACCAGCGCTACAGAGACTCCTGGAAAG GTGGAAGGGTGACTTTCAATGTGGGGAATGATGCTCCAACTCTAACTGGAGCCAAGGTTACCTTCACCATTGACCTGCAGTTCCCACACAACCAAAAGGTGCAACCCAATGGAGAGGTGGTTTGGGCTGAGGACTGCGTAGTCAATG GAACTAAGTACCATGAGTCTGAGCCAGTATACCCAGCGCAGAGCACAGAGTGGGAAGGTGTTTTCCCTGATGGGACTCCCTTCAAGAAGGACAAGAAGCCCAGCTATGTGTTTGTCTGGAAGACGTGGG GTCAGTACTGGCAGGTGTCAGACGGCCCCTGCTCCTCCCTCACCATCGGTACAGATGACGTCCCGCTGGGCTCCTACACCATGGACATCGTCATCTACCACTACCGCAGCAAGGAGAAGTTCATTCCTCTGGGATATGCCTCCACTCAGTTCTCCATCACAG ATCAAATCCCCTTCGCCGTCTCCCTGGACCAAGTGAACGACATCGTGGCGGGGGACATGCGCTTCATCCAGAACCGGGCCATCGCCTTCACCATCACCCTGCACGACCCCAGCGAGTACCTCAGCAACGCCGACATCACCTTCAACTGGGACTTTGGAGATGAAAGCGGAGCCCTCATATCCAGGGAGCTGACTGTCACCCACACCTACATTAAATCCGGCTCCTACAAGCCCCAGGTGGTCATCCAGGCGGTCATCCCGGATAAGGCCTGTGACCCACCGGTTGACACCCCCACCCAGCCCCCTGGCCCACCTGCTGATGTCGGCACCACAG TGAGAGCTCCTGCACTGATGGTGTCTGCTGTCCCACTGCTGGTGTCCACCAACGCAGCCGGTCTGAACGTGAACGTGGGTCCATCTGATACGGAGGAGGACAACACGGAGGAGGAGGCCTCCACCGCCTCCACCACTCAGCCTGCCCAGGAAACTCCCTCCTCCGTCAACTCCGACATGCCAGCTGACTCAGCCACAGCAACCTCCATGACGCCCACGGCTGTGACCGATGGGACGGTGACCGGGCTTGTTGCAG GTGCGAAGGGGACAGTGACACTGACAGGCCAAGCTGCAGTGGTAATAGTTGCTAAGCGGGATGCTGATGATAAACCCTCAGACGATGACTGTGTGATATATCGCTATGGCTCCTTCTGTACTGGCATTGAAGTGGTTG AGGGCATTGAGAAAGTTGAGATATTGCAAATGGACAACGCCGTGACGAATACACTCGAAGCTGACAAAAATGTGTTGGATCTCACTGTTACCTGCCAGGGAAG CCTTCCGAAAGAGGTGTGCAGTGTGATTCTGGATGCAGAGTGCTTGAGGCCGATTCACACAGTGTGCAACATGGTGGAGCCGTCTAAAGAGTGCCAGCTGGTGCTGCGTCACTTCTTCAATGACTCTGGTGTCTACTGCATCAACGTGTCCATGGCTAATGATGTCAGTTTAGCTGTTACCAGTGCCAAAGTCAATGTCAGCATGG GCTCTGGTCTGTCCTCATCCGGAACTATAGCCATGGTGTTGGGGGTCCTGGTAGTTGCTCTGGCAGTAGGAACAGTGGCATATTCTTACAA GCGCTTCAAGTCCTATCGTCCCCTGAAGGAGGATGTAGTGTCTGCAGGCCCGCAAGACGGCCAGGCTCACACCTGCTCTGGAACAGCGATGATCTGGAACCTTCTGAGCCGACGGGGAGCGGTGGACAACTGCCCGCTGCTGCAGGACAGGCTGGTGTGA